The segment AACGACGCTTGATCGCCGTGCTGGGACAGCGTCGAAAAGCGTCAGCGCCAGGGTGCTGGCTCTCGTGGCATCCGGGCGGGCAAATTCCCGCGCCGAACTGTGCTCGGTTCTCGGGATGGCGCCCTCGTCAATCTCGATGGCAGTGGCCGGCCTCGTCCGTTCAGGTGCTCTGACAGAAGCGGGTGAAGGTGATTCAACTGGCGGACGCCGCCCTCGGATACTGTCCCTTGGCGGACAGTCGAACTACGTGGCATGCGCCGACCTGGGCGGGCATCACCTGCGAGTCGGCATAATGTCCGCCGACGGGAAACTGGAAGCGTCAAAGACCCTGCCCTTTGACATCGGGTCGGGTCCTGAAGCCTGTCTTGCCACATTAGGCATTGCCTTTGACCAGCTGATCACAGATCGCCCGGGGCGCACGTTGATGGGTCTCGGCATTTCTCTGCCGGGCCCAGTCAATGTCGAGGGCGGCTTCGTCGACTCTCCCTCGCGGATGCCGGGCTGGCACAGGTTCCCGTTTCGCGATGCACTCGCGGAGCGGTTCGAGACGACGACGGTTGTCGAAAACGATGCGAACGCTATGGCCGTTGGGGAGTACTCCGCGCAGCCGAACAAGCACCGCCAGATGATTGTGGTCAAGGCCGGAACTGCTATTGGTTCGGGCCTGATTATCGATGGCCAGATCTATCAGGGCGCGAACGGAGCAGCGGGCGACATTACTCACGCCCGGACTCCGGCCGCGGGCAGCTACCCGTGTTCCTGCGGTAACCGTGGCTGCCTGGAAACTATTGCGTCAGGAGCCGCCGTCGCGCGGATGCTGGGCGAGCGCGGCACCACCATCAACGATTCAAGCGACATAGTCGCCCTGGTTGAGGACGCGCATCCCGAGGCGACCGCACTTGTCCGAGACTCCGGACGGCACCTGGGCTCGGTCATGTCAGCGATCGTCAACTTCTTCAACCCGTCGGCGGTGCTTCTCGGCGGCACTTTCTCCACCCTCGAGCCTTTCGTTGCATCGTTCAGGAGCCAGCTCTACGAGGGGTGTCATCCCCTGGTGACCAAGCACCTCGTGATCGGGACTTCGCTTCTCGGAGCAGACTCCGGACTTGCCGGTGCGGGCCGGCTCGCACTCCACGCCGCGTTTGACACTTATTCGCACTAGCTTTCGCCATCGCTGCCCCGCGCCCATCAACCGACAGGAAAATCACGTGTCGCTTACACTTCCGCGAATCGCAATAGCCGGCCTGAGTCTTGAGGCCAGCACCTTCTCACCAGCACGGACGACGACGGCGATGTTGTCGCCCAAACGCGGCGCCGAGATTCTCGACGGACGGCCGTTCTGGCAGCCCGGCGGGGCATTGCACGATGCTGCGGAATGGGTCCCGATCCTGCAAGGCCGGGGAATCCCCGGAGGTCCGGTGCCGCGCGAGGACTACGAAGACCTCAAGTCGGAGATCCTCGGCGGGCTGAAGGACGCCGGGAGGCTCGATGGATTGGTCTTCGACATTCACGGCGCGATGAGCGTCATCGGCATGGATGACGCCGAGGGCGATCTTGCGGTGGCCATTCGAGATGTGGTCGGTCCCGACGTAATCATCAGCACCGGCATGGACCTGCACGGTAACGTCAGCTGGCGTCTGGCGCACGCCCTCGACCTGTTGACGTGCTACCGGATGGCGCCGCACGAAGATGCGCTGGAAACCAAGGAACGCGCCGTGCGCAATCTGCTCGACCGTCTCGCACTACCCGCGAAGGAACGCCGTCCGCGCAAGGCGTGGATACCGATCCCCATCCTCCTGCCCGGCGAAAAGACGAGTACCCGGATCGAGCCGGCGCGAAGTCTGTACGACATGGTGCCCAGAACAGAGGCGCTGCCAGGCGTGCTGGACGCGGCGATCTGGATCGGCTACGCCTGGGCCGATGAACCCCGGAACTGCGCGGTCGTCATGGTGACCGGCGACGATGCCGGGCTGATCAGCGCGGAAGCCGAGAAGATCGCACAGGCCGTCTGGGAGCGACATGAAGACTTCTCGTTCGTTGCGCCGGCCGGCTCTCTCGATCTGTGCCTTGAAACCGCGCTGCGCAGCGACAAGCGCCCGTACTTCATCAGCGATTCGGGCGATAACCCGACTGCCGGAGGCGCCGGTGACGTCACCTGGACGCTTCGCGAATTGCTGATGCATGACGACCTGGTCAGTGGTGCTGTCACTGCCATTTATGCCTCGATTCCGGATCCGCACGCCGTCGAGCAATGTGTGGAAGCCGGCATTGGCGGATCCGTTTCACTGAGCGTTGGGGCGATTGTCGACGCCGGGCCGGCGGGCCCGGCGATGCTGACTGGAATCGTCGAGCACATTCGTCACGGAGACGAGCACGCCGGTACCGAGGTGGTCGTCCGAGTCGGCGGTCTGAGCGTGATCATCACCGGCAGCCGAAAGCCGTACCACCTGGAGCGTGATTTCTCCCAGCTGGGCCTCGATCCTCGTTCCGCCGATATCGTCATCGTGAAGATCGGCTACCTGGAACCCGAGCTATTCGACATGGCGGCCGACTGGATGCTGGCACTGACTCCCGGCGGAGTTGACCAGGACCTGCTTCGGCTGGGCCACCACCGCATCAGCAGGCCGATGTACCCGTTCGACGTTGATTTCGACGCCCCCGATCTGTCGGCCCGAATCGTGCCGGCCGCGGATGAGGACATTTGACCATGCGGCAGCCCGACCTGGAGATTGCGGTCAACAGCGCCGCCGGCGCACTCACCGCCTGCACCGCCGGCGCTGACCGTGCGGAACTCTGCACGGCTATGGAACTTGGCGGGCTCACACCGTCCGAGGGCCAGAGCGAGGCTGTGCTCAACGCTGTCGAAGGACGGCTTTTCGGCATTCACGCCCTGATACGACCGCGCCCCGGTGATTTCGTCTATGACGACGCGGAGGCTGCGATCGCTCTCCGCGAGGTAGCCGCGCTCGTTCGGCAGGGCGTGCATGGCGTTGTGATCGGCGCGCTACGCGAAGACGGCACGGCGGATCTCACCCTGACCAGGGCTTTGGCCGACGCGGCGAAGGCGATAAACCCGGATGTCGAGGTTACATTTCACCGCGCCATCGATCACTCCGCGGACCCGGTGGGCTGCCTCAGGTCCCTGGCCGGAATCGGCGTGGATCGGGTGCTGACCTCCGGGCAGGCTCGACGTGCCGTGGAGGGGCTCGAGGTGCTGCGCGCACTCGTTGACGTCGCCGCCGGAGAGATTCAGATAATGGCCGGAGGCGGGGTACACCCCGATGACATAGCCGTCCTTCGAGAATCCGGACTCGGCGCTGTTCACCTCTCGGCCAAGCAGATCTTCAGCCGTGGGAATAGCCGGATTTCGCTCGGTTCAAACGATGGAGCGGATCCGGACGCATACTTCGTGACGAACCCGGACATCGTGCTGGCAGCGGCTCGCGCAATTGCGGCCCCCGTCGTGCAGTGACTCGTGGTTAAGGCAGACGAGTCGTGTGAAACAACCCACGACTCGTCTGCCTTAGCCACGACTGAGGCGGCGTCCGACCGCGATCAGGCAGTGAGCCGCTTCAGCCGAGCTCGCAGACCGTCAATCAGAACCTCAAGCCCGATCTCAAATGTGAGGGCGGCCTCGCTCACCCCTGCGCCGTCCGCCTGGGCCTTCCGCTCCCGCAGCCCCCGGTCGAGTGTCGGGGCCAGGTCTGTGTGCGGTTTCGGGTCCATGTTGCCAACTGGGGCCAGCGCATCCAACGCTGACCCGATAATGAAGGATTCCGTCGCGACGATTGTCGAGACGATCTCTGTTTCCGGCCATCCACCCCGCACCAGCGCACTGCTGACCGCCTCGTAGTTCTCAACCACATTCCGCTCACCGTCGATTGGCAGCATAGCCAGCAAGGCGATGATTTCCGGATGGGCGGCGAATGCCGATCGGTACGACCTCGCCCAGGCAATCATTGCCTCATCCCAGGGCAACCGAGCAAAAACGTCCGGCTCCATCCGCCGAGAAATCCGACCGCGCATCCCGTTCAGCACCGCATTCTTGTTCGCCACATGGTTGTACAGCGCAGGCGTCTGCACGCCCAGCGCTTCTGCCAGCCGGGTCATCGTGAAGCCGTCGGCACCGGTCGCCTGCAGCACCTCAAAGGCGGTGGAGATGATCAGTTCCCGGCTGAGCAGCGAGGTTTTCGGCCGGCCAGCCCTCCTTCGACCGACTTCTTTGGTCGTCACGAATTCTCCCGAGGTTGTTGTGATGTGACCTGCACTACAGTTACACTCCTCGAAGTAATTAAAGACATTAATTTTTGTCCAGCGGTTCCGTCTTCGCTTCTACCGTTAAGGAAATCGCAATGACCGCCAACGCTGTCCCGCCTCGTACCGCATCGGAGCGGCCACGACTGCGACGCTCTCTTGGCCTCACCGGGCTGACCATCTTCGGCCTCACCTACCTTGGCCTCGGCGCGGTCTTCACCGTGTATGGGCCCGGCGTAGAGATCACCGACGGCCACCTCCCGGCCGCGTACATCCTTGCGACTGCCACAATGCTGTTCACCGCCTACTCCTACGGCCGGATGGCGGTGAAATTCCCTGTCGCAGGATCGGCCTACACCTACTCCCAGCAGTCCTTCGGCGGAAACATCGGGTTCCTGACCGGCTGGACGCTCATGCTCGACTACCTCTTCCTGCCGATGATCAACTTCCTGCTGATCGGCATCTACCTCAACGCCCAGTTCCCCGCGATTCCACAGTTCGTGTTTACCCTGGCCGGGCTACTCATCGTGCTCGGACTCAACATTGTCGGCATCAAGATCGTCGCCAAGCTGAACTTCCTCGCCGTCGGACTTGGGGTGCTGATCACCGTACTCTTCGTGGTTTTCTCCATTCGGTTCGCCTCCTCCGCCGACGCCCAAGTCTCCCTTCTGACCCCGCTGGTTCCCGGCGAGGGCGGTATCGGCCCGATTTTTGCCGGGGCGGCGGTGCTCGCACTGGCCTTCCTCGGCTTCGACGCGGTGTCCACCCTGTCCGAAGAGGCACGACGGCCGAAAAAGGACATTCCCCGGGCGATCATGCTCACCACGCTGATCGGTGGCGGCACGTTCTTCGTGGTGGCTCTGGCCGGCTCGCTGGTCTATCCGGATTGGCGGCAGATCACCAATCTCGACGCCGCCGGCCTCGAGATGATGCAACGAGTGGGCGGTTCCGCCCTGCAGGCCCTGTTCGTGGTGGTCTACATCGTCGGGACAATACTTTGCGGCGCAGCCTCCCAGGTCAGTGTCTCCCGGATTCTCTATTCGATGGGCCGCGACGGGATTCTGCCGAGGCCGTTCGGTTACCTGCACCCGCGTTTTCGCACCCCGGTTTTCGCAGCCATCGTCGTCTCGGCGTTCTCGCTCGTAGCGCTCTTCATCAGCCTGGACGCGGCCGTGACGATCATCAACTTCGGCGCGCTTGCCGCTTTCTCGATGGTGAACCTCTCCGTGATCAAGAGTTATCTGTTCGACCAGCGACGCCGGTCGCCGCTCGATCTGTTCCGCTACGGCCTGCTGCCGGCGGTCGGCTTCGCGCTGACCCTGTGGCTGTGGACGTCGCTGACCGGCTTCACCTTCGTCGTCGGGCTCTGCTGGATGCTCGTCGGAGCCGTCATTCTGGCGGTCCGCACCAGGTTCTTCCGCCGCAAGCCGCCGATGATGGACTTCTCCGAGCGCGAAGAGCTCGAAGTCTCCTGACCATCCGCTGCCTGCCATCGCCCCCTACTGTAAGGAGTCATTTCCGTGCCCCAACAGAGCACAACCGCCAGCAAGATCATCGTCAATGCGAAGGTCCGCACCCTCGATCCACGCAATCCGGTTGCGAGCTCGCTCGCGATCAGCGGCGACACCATAATCGCCGTCGGAAATGAGCGCGACGTCGCGGAGTATCGTGGTGCCGGCACGGAGCTGATCGATGTCGGCGGGCACGCAGTGACACCTGGGCTTATCGACGGTCATATCCACCCGTTCATGGGGGCGAAATCCACTGAAGGCATCGACTTCGCCGGCGTGACCACGATGGAGGCATTCCTCGCCCTGCTGCGCGCGGAGGCCGACCGGATCCTCACGCAGGAGCCCGGCGCCTGGCTGCGCGGCTGGAATCTCGACTATGACGTCTTCGGCCGCCAGCCCATTACGGCAGCACTGATTGAGGATGCCGTCCGGGGCTCGCCGACCTTCATCTTCGTTTTCGACATGCACACCGCACTGGCCACGCCTGCAGCGATGCGCGCGGCCGGCATAACCGGATCCGTTACGTTCGGCGACGCCTCGCAGATCGTGGTGGACCAGGACGGCGTTCCGACCGGCGAGCTGCGGGAAGCCTCGGCGTACGACGCTGTGCTCGCAGGTGCGCCGGCGATGTCCCGTGCCGAAGTCGTCCGCCGCAGCCAGGACGTGCTGCGTCGGCTCAACGCCTCGGGGATCACCGGCGGTGCTGTGATGGACGGCGCCGGCTCCAGCTTGGATATGCTCGATGAGCTGGCCGCCACCGGCGACGGCCTGCCGGTCCGCCTGGTCCACGCACTAGGTCATGCACCGGAGCGCGATGCGGCCGGCATCGCGGAGTTCATCTCGATGCGGGACCGCCGCGGCGAGCGCTGGCGTGGCGGCCTGATCAAGATGTTCGCCGACGGGGTGATTGATTCCGGCACCGGTTGGCTCTACGAACCCGACGCCCTCGGCGGCGGCCTGGATTCGTTCTGGCCGAACCCGGCCGACTACGCAGACGTGGTTCGGCAATACAGTGAGGCCGGCTTCCAGATCGCCACCCACGCCATCGGCGACCGGGCGATCGGCGCCGCGATCGATGCCTATGTTGCCGCCGGTGTCACCTCGCGCGGCGGAGCGCCACATCGGATCGAGCACCTCGAGTGCCTGGCAGACAAAGACCTGGCCCGGCTGGCCGAGCACGGGATCACCGCTTCGATGCAGCCTTTGCACCTGCAGTGGCGCAAGGCAGACGGGTCCGATGCCTGGGCAGCCCGGATGGGTCCCGAGCGGACCAGCCGCGCCTGGCGCACCCGTGACGTTCACGACGCCGGGGTGCCACTGGCGCTAGGCTCCGACTGGCCGGTGGCCCAGCTGGACGCCCGGCTCGGGATGGCGTGGGCACGGCTGCGCCGGACACCAGGAAACCCTGATGCACCGGTCTTCGAGCCAGTTCAGGTACTGAACCCGCTGGAAGCCCTGGCCGGATTTACCACCGGCTCGGCTCGGGCGCAGGGTGACCAGGACACGCTTGGCCGGATAGCGGTCGGCTACAAGGCCGACCTCGCCGTCTGGGCAGAGGATCCGGTGCTGGTGGGTTCGGATGCCCTCGTCGACCTGCCGGTCAGCCTCACACTGGTCGGCGGCGCTGTCACCTACCGGGCCGAGGAATAGGTCGGACCGTCGGATTGGCGCGTGACCTCCGGCGTCACGCGCCTGTCCAGGTGCCGACTGGCTCCAAATCGGTAACTTATCCTCCTCCAGATCGGTAGTTCAAGCTGCTCCAAATCGGTAAAGCTGCTACGCCGACGGAAAGGTTGGGCTTTCGAAATCAAGGCGAGCTTGAGTGCCCCAGGCTTCTCAGCGGCCGGCCAGCTTGTTCGCCACCGTGCCAACGATCGAGGTTTCCGGGCCACCGCGCCGGCGTTCGATCCGGTCAGCGACCCGGTACATCCCGTACATCGCATTGGACCCGATCCATCGGACCGGCTCGGGCTCCCACTTTCCTGGCAGCGGACGCACCCATGACGATCGGGTCAGCTCGGTATCGCGATCGAGCAGCAGATCGGTCACTGAGCGGCCGGCAACATATGCCGACGTGACGCCCTGGCCCGCGTATCCGCCCACCCTGGTGAGCTTTTGCACCCGCTGCACGTCAAGGAATGGGGACCAGTCCCGGGTCACGCCGAGCACGCCGCACCAAGAGTGTTCGAACTCCAGGGCCACCTGGGGGAAGAGGCCGCGCAGGGTGCTGGTGAGCTGACGCTGGGTCCTGCGATCCAGCCGGCCGTTCTCGTCCAGCCGGGAGCCAAACCGGTAGGGCATACCGCGACCGCCTAGCGCGATCCGCCCGTCGGCGGTACGTTGCGAGTAAAAGTACATGTGCTGAGCGCCGCTCATACACTCCGAGTTCTCCCAGCCGATCTTCGACCACTCCTCGTCGCTCAGCGGCGCGGTCACCACCATCGACGAGATCATCGGAAGCAGGTCCCGCTTCATACCCGGCAGCTGCGAGGTGTAGCCCTCGGTGGCAAGCACGACCATTTCTCCCGACGCCGAGCCACGGGAAGTCGTCGCGGTACCGTCGTGCAGCGATTCAACCCGGGAGTTCTCGTAGATCGTCACGCCAAGATCCGTGCACAGCTTCGCCAGTCCGTAGGCCAATTTCGCCGGATTCATTCGCACCGAGTAGGGGCTGTAGATGGCGCCAACCGCGCCTGGGACGTTGATCCGGTCCCTGGTCTCCTTCCCGCCGAGCAGGCGAATGTCGTCATCGACAAGGCCCCAGGAATAGTCATCCTCGACGTGATGTCGCAGCCGGGCCAGTTCGCTTTCGGTCCGGGCGATCTGCATCCAACCGCTACGGGCTGCGCCGATGTCGATGCCGTTGGTCTCGAAGAGGTCCGCGATCTCGAACACGGCCTTGTGGCAGTACTTCTCCATCTCGAGCACGGCCTCACGACCGCGGGCGCTCTTCACCAGGTTCTTGCGCAGTCCCACTGTTTTGCCGGTGATCCAGCCGCCATTCCGGCCCGACGCCCCGTAACCCACCCGGTCCTGCTCCAGGATGACGATCCGCGCGCCAGGCGATTCCCTGGCCAGCCAGTACGCGGTCCAGAGGCCGGTATACCCGGCACCCACGATGACGTAATCCGCATGGACGTCATCCTCCAGCCGCGGTCGGGGCGTTCCCTTGTCGACAGTGCTATCGAGCCAGAACGATCCAAATCCATTACGCATATCGATTCACTCTCCGGGTTGCTGGCTTGATTCGGGCGTATCCGGAAGCAGGATCGCGTCCGTCACCGCCCAGGTGAGCGAGACATTGCGGCCTGCGGCATCCCCTGTTGGGTCATCGTTGGCGATACGAACGATTCCGCCGCCCGCGTCGCCGACAGTGACGGCGTATCGGCTGGTATGCCCGAGGTAGGTCGAGCTTTCAACTCGTGCCGGCACTCGAGCGTGACCGGACGGGACGCCGTCCGCGCCGCCGTCCGCGTCGGCCATACCGATCTTTTCCGGCCGGACCATCAGCCGGACCCGTCCATCGAGGGCGCGCGGGTTCTCGACCGGGATCTGGAAGGCAGCCGTCCGGAACACGGTGCTTCCGCCGCCATCCCGGGCCACCTCCCCTTCGAGCAGCAAGGACTCACCGAGGAATTTCGCCACGAACAGGTTGTCCGGATGCGCGTAGAGCTCTGCCGGTGTTCCGGTCTGCTCGGTCCGGCCCTCGTTGAACACCACAATCCGGTCGGAGAGTGCTAGCGCCTCGTCCTGATCGTGCGTGACGTAGACGACAGTGGTGCCGAGATCCTGATGAATCGAGCGGATCTCGTGCTGCAGCCGCTCCCGGAGCCCCTTGTCCAGGGCGCTGAGCGGCTCGTCCATCAACAGCAACGGCGGCTGGTAGGCGATGGCGCGGGCAAGGGCCACCCGCTGCCGTTGGCCGCCGGAGAGCTGGGCCGGCATCCGCTTGCGAAACTCTTCGAGGTTCACCTTGTCGAGCACCTCGGTCACCCGGCGCTGGCGCTCCGCCCGGCCAACCTTGCGCTGCTTCAGCGGATAGCCGATGTTGTCCTCGACGGACATATGCGGGAACAGCGCGTAGCCCTGAAAGACCATGCCGATATTTCGGCGACTGATCGGCAGCGTGACCAGCGACCGATCGTCCAACCGGATATCGCCGGCACTCGGCGTCTCGAACCCGGCAATCATGTTGAGGCTCGTGGTCTTTCCCGAGCCGCTCGGACCGAGGAACGTGACGAACTCCCCCGGCCGGACATCTATCGAAACGCCCTTCACCGCGGCGAAGGTGCCGAAGTTCTTGCTGACATTGTCCAGTGTCAGCGCCGCGCCCTGGCTCGCCGACGGGGCGGCACCAGTCGCTAGGGCCTCGTCCTTGATCGCCTCAGACATTCGTTTTGCTCCGTTTCGCGCGTGCGAGCACACCAACAGCCGCGGCCGCCGTGGTGATCAGCATGATGATGGTGGCAGCAGCGGCAATGGTCGGGTCGACCTCGCGCTGCAGGCTGGTGAACATTCGGACCGGAAGTGTCTGCAGGTAGGGATTCGAGATGAACAGCGAGACGATCACCTCATCGAACGAGGTGATGAACGCGAACAGGAAACCGGCTGTGACACCGGGAGCGATCACCGGAAGGGTAACGGACAGGAATGCCTTCAGCTTGCCGGCCCCGCAGACCCAGGCGGCCCGTTCCAGCTGCTCGTCGTAGCTGGCCAGAACCGAGGTCACCGGAACAACCACGAACGGAATCGCCAATACAGTGTGCGCCAGCAGGAAACCCGGCAGCGTTCCGACCAGGTGCAGCCGCAGGAAGATCGCATACACGCCGACGGCGAAGATCACTCCAGGCACGAGCATCGGCAGCAACAGCAGGTTGTTGCTCGCGGCCTTCCTGAAACCGGCGATCTTCATCAGGCCGTAGGCAGCCGCGGTGCCGATGACTGTCGCAATCACGGCGACCATCAGGCCGATCTGCAGCGAGTTGAGCAGGCCTCCGATCCACTGCGGACTGGCGAAGAAGTTCTCGTACCAGCGCAGCGAGAGGCCGGTCGGCGGGAAGGCCAGCGACTGCTGCGAAGTGAAACTCAGCGGGATCACCACCAGGGTGGGCGCGACGAGCCACAACGCGATCAGTCCGCAGACCAGCAGAAGGACAACTCTGGAGAGTCTCATAGCCCGGTCCCTCCCAGCTTGCCGATCTGGACGCCAAACACTCTGCCAAGGAGTGCCACCAGAGCCAACAGCACGCCGACTATCATCAGCAGGGCAACTGCCATCGCACCGCCATGTCCCCAGTTCAGCAACTCGAGAACCTGCGCGTAGATGGCGTTGGGCAACAGCTGCTCCCTAGGCGAGCCGAGCAGCGCCGGCGTGATGTAGAAGCCAAGCGACAGGATGAAGACCATCAGGCACCCGGCGAACACTCCTGGCAGTGACAAGGGAAAGTAGACCGTCCGAAACGCCTTCTGCGGGGATGCACCCATCACCTGTGCCGCCAGCGGCAGCCGATGATCGATCGACTGCATGACGGCGACCATCGGCAACACCATGAATGGCATCAGGACCTGGCACATCCCGATCAGCGTCGCCGTCGTGGTGCCCAGGAGGCTGACTCCCGGCGCGCCCATCCCACGAAGAATGGCATTCAGCACCCCGTTGTTCTGCAGGATGATCACCCAGGCGAAGGCGCGAACCATCAGGCTGGTCCAGAACGGCAGCAGTACTAGGGCCATCATAATCCCGCGGAGAACCGGGCCCGAGGTACTCATCAGATAGGCGTAGGGATAGCCGACGACCGCGGTGATCAGGGTGGCGCCGATGGCCA is part of the Saxibacter everestensis genome and harbors:
- a CDS encoding ROK family transcriptional regulator codes for the protein MTEKRTTLDRRAGTASKSVSARVLALVASGRANSRAELCSVLGMAPSSISMAVAGLVRSGALTEAGEGDSTGGRRPRILSLGGQSNYVACADLGGHHLRVGIMSADGKLEASKTLPFDIGSGPEACLATLGIAFDQLITDRPGRTLMGLGISLPGPVNVEGGFVDSPSRMPGWHRFPFRDALAERFETTTVVENDANAMAVGEYSAQPNKHRQMIVVKAGTAIGSGLIIDGQIYQGANGAAGDITHARTPAAGSYPCSCGNRGCLETIASGAAVARMLGERGTTINDSSDIVALVEDAHPEATALVRDSGRHLGSVMSAIVNFFNPSAVLLGGTFSTLEPFVASFRSQLYEGCHPLVTKHLVIGTSLLGADSGLAGAGRLALHAAFDTYSH
- a CDS encoding M81 family metallopeptidase; this encodes MSLTLPRIAIAGLSLEASTFSPARTTTAMLSPKRGAEILDGRPFWQPGGALHDAAEWVPILQGRGIPGGPVPREDYEDLKSEILGGLKDAGRLDGLVFDIHGAMSVIGMDDAEGDLAVAIRDVVGPDVIISTGMDLHGNVSWRLAHALDLLTCYRMAPHEDALETKERAVRNLLDRLALPAKERRPRKAWIPIPILLPGEKTSTRIEPARSLYDMVPRTEALPGVLDAAIWIGYAWADEPRNCAVVMVTGDDAGLISAEAEKIAQAVWERHEDFSFVAPAGSLDLCLETALRSDKRPYFISDSGDNPTAGGAGDVTWTLRELLMHDDLVSGAVTAIYASIPDPHAVEQCVEAGIGGSVSLSVGAIVDAGPAGPAMLTGIVEHIRHGDEHAGTEVVVRVGGLSVIITGSRKPYHLERDFSQLGLDPRSADIVIVKIGYLEPELFDMAADWMLALTPGGVDQDLLRLGHHRISRPMYPFDVDFDAPDLSARIVPAADEDI
- a CDS encoding copper homeostasis protein CutC, which gives rise to MRQPDLEIAVNSAAGALTACTAGADRAELCTAMELGGLTPSEGQSEAVLNAVEGRLFGIHALIRPRPGDFVYDDAEAAIALREVAALVRQGVHGVVIGALREDGTADLTLTRALADAAKAINPDVEVTFHRAIDHSADPVGCLRSLAGIGVDRVLTSGQARRAVEGLEVLRALVDVAAGEIQIMAGGGVHPDDIAVLRESGLGAVHLSAKQIFSRGNSRISLGSNDGADPDAYFVTNPDIVLAAARAIAAPVVQ
- a CDS encoding TetR/AcrR family transcriptional regulator C-terminal domain-containing protein, which gives rise to MTTKEVGRRRAGRPKTSLLSRELIISTAFEVLQATGADGFTMTRLAEALGVQTPALYNHVANKNAVLNGMRGRISRRMEPDVFARLPWDEAMIAWARSYRSAFAAHPEIIALLAMLPIDGERNVVENYEAVSSALVRGGWPETEIVSTIVATESFIIGSALDALAPVGNMDPKPHTDLAPTLDRGLRERKAQADGAGVSEAALTFEIGLEVLIDGLRARLKRLTA
- a CDS encoding APC family permease, giving the protein MTANAVPPRTASERPRLRRSLGLTGLTIFGLTYLGLGAVFTVYGPGVEITDGHLPAAYILATATMLFTAYSYGRMAVKFPVAGSAYTYSQQSFGGNIGFLTGWTLMLDYLFLPMINFLLIGIYLNAQFPAIPQFVFTLAGLLIVLGLNIVGIKIVAKLNFLAVGLGVLITVLFVVFSIRFASSADAQVSLLTPLVPGEGGIGPIFAGAAVLALAFLGFDAVSTLSEEARRPKKDIPRAIMLTTLIGGGTFFVVALAGSLVYPDWRQITNLDAAGLEMMQRVGGSALQALFVVVYIVGTILCGAASQVSVSRILYSMGRDGILPRPFGYLHPRFRTPVFAAIVVSAFSLVALFISLDAAVTIINFGALAAFSMVNLSVIKSYLFDQRRRSPLDLFRYGLLPAVGFALTLWLWTSLTGFTFVVGLCWMLVGAVILAVRTRFFRRKPPMMDFSEREELEVS
- a CDS encoding amidohydrolase; the encoded protein is MPQQSTTASKIIVNAKVRTLDPRNPVASSLAISGDTIIAVGNERDVAEYRGAGTELIDVGGHAVTPGLIDGHIHPFMGAKSTEGIDFAGVTTMEAFLALLRAEADRILTQEPGAWLRGWNLDYDVFGRQPITAALIEDAVRGSPTFIFVFDMHTALATPAAMRAAGITGSVTFGDASQIVVDQDGVPTGELREASAYDAVLAGAPAMSRAEVVRRSQDVLRRLNASGITGGAVMDGAGSSLDMLDELAATGDGLPVRLVHALGHAPERDAAGIAEFISMRDRRGERWRGGLIKMFADGVIDSGTGWLYEPDALGGGLDSFWPNPADYADVVRQYSEAGFQIATHAIGDRAIGAAIDAYVAAGVTSRGGAPHRIEHLECLADKDLARLAEHGITASMQPLHLQWRKADGSDAWAARMGPERTSRAWRTRDVHDAGVPLALGSDWPVAQLDARLGMAWARLRRTPGNPDAPVFEPVQVLNPLEALAGFTTGSARAQGDQDTLGRIAVGYKADLAVWAEDPVLVGSDALVDLPVSLTLVGGAVTYRAEE
- a CDS encoding NAD(P)/FAD-dependent oxidoreductase, with the translated sequence MRNGFGSFWLDSTVDKGTPRPRLEDDVHADYVIVGAGYTGLWTAYWLARESPGARIVILEQDRVGYGASGRNGGWITGKTVGLRKNLVKSARGREAVLEMEKYCHKAVFEIADLFETNGIDIGAARSGWMQIARTESELARLRHHVEDDYSWGLVDDDIRLLGGKETRDRINVPGAVGAIYSPYSVRMNPAKLAYGLAKLCTDLGVTIYENSRVESLHDGTATTSRGSASGEMVVLATEGYTSQLPGMKRDLLPMISSMVVTAPLSDEEWSKIGWENSECMSGAQHMYFYSQRTADGRIALGGRGMPYRFGSRLDENGRLDRRTQRQLTSTLRGLFPQVALEFEHSWCGVLGVTRDWSPFLDVQRVQKLTRVGGYAGQGVTSAYVAGRSVTDLLLDRDTELTRSSWVRPLPGKWEPEPVRWIGSNAMYGMYRVADRIERRRGGPETSIVGTVANKLAGR
- a CDS encoding ABC transporter ATP-binding protein — its product is MSEAIKDEALATGAAPSASQGAALTLDNVSKNFGTFAAVKGVSIDVRPGEFVTFLGPSGSGKTTSLNMIAGFETPSAGDIRLDDRSLVTLPISRRNIGMVFQGYALFPHMSVEDNIGYPLKQRKVGRAERQRRVTEVLDKVNLEEFRKRMPAQLSGGQRQRVALARAIAYQPPLLLMDEPLSALDKGLRERLQHEIRSIHQDLGTTVVYVTHDQDEALALSDRIVVFNEGRTEQTGTPAELYAHPDNLFVAKFLGESLLLEGEVARDGGGSTVFRTAAFQIPVENPRALDGRVRLMVRPEKIGMADADGGADGVPSGHARVPARVESSTYLGHTSRYAVTVGDAGGGIVRIANDDPTGDAAGRNVSLTWAVTDAILLPDTPESSQQPGE
- a CDS encoding ABC transporter permease, encoding MRLSRVVLLLVCGLIALWLVAPTLVVIPLSFTSQQSLAFPPTGLSLRWYENFFASPQWIGGLLNSLQIGLMVAVIATVIGTAAAYGLMKIAGFRKAASNNLLLLPMLVPGVIFAVGVYAIFLRLHLVGTLPGFLLAHTVLAIPFVVVPVTSVLASYDEQLERAAWVCGAGKLKAFLSVTLPVIAPGVTAGFLFAFITSFDEVIVSLFISNPYLQTLPVRMFTSLQREVDPTIAAAATIIMLITTAAAAVGVLARAKRSKTNV
- a CDS encoding ABC transporter permease, with protein sequence MAVTLTATDKAPPSDGAAARRPVPEASARNGFRLVVPAVIVVVLVFVIPVLYIVWQSVSDPTIGLQNYAWLLTSSTNLQVLGRTIVVAIGATLITAVVGYPYAYLMSTSGPVLRGIMMALVLLPFWTSLMVRAFAWVIILQNNGVLNAILRGMGAPGVSLLGTTTATLIGMCQVLMPFMVLPMVAVMQSIDHRLPLAAQVMGASPQKAFRTVYFPLSLPGVFAGCLMVFILSLGFYITPALLGSPREQLLPNAIYAQVLELLNWGHGGAMAVALLMIVGVLLALVALLGRVFGVQIGKLGGTGL